One Bosea sp. 685 DNA segment encodes these proteins:
- a CDS encoding transporter substrate-binding domain-containing protein, which translates to MKAFVRFIAAAALTVVGATGALAQAKEWKEIRIGTEGAYPPFNNLNAKKELEGFEIDYGNLLCEKMKVKCSWVVQDWDGIIPALLASKYDIIIAGMNATDERKKRVDFTSVYTKTPIWIIGPKTTTSTDVSPAALKGKAIGVQGSTVHANFVEKIYKDSTARPYPTQEEANLDLLSGRLDYIIADSLSLEDFLNGKGKDCCKQIGVIERDPAIHGAGVAGAVRKEDIALKEMFNKAIAESLADGSHKKIADKYFKIPII; encoded by the coding sequence ATGAAAGCATTCGTTCGTTTCATCGCCGCGGCCGCATTGACGGTCGTCGGCGCAACCGGCGCTCTGGCGCAAGCCAAGGAGTGGAAGGAGATCCGGATCGGCACCGAAGGCGCCTATCCCCCCTTCAACAACCTCAACGCCAAGAAGGAGCTGGAAGGCTTCGAGATCGACTATGGCAATCTTCTCTGCGAGAAGATGAAGGTGAAATGCAGCTGGGTCGTGCAGGATTGGGACGGCATCATCCCGGCGCTGCTCGCCAGCAAATACGACATCATCATTGCCGGCATGAACGCTACCGACGAGCGCAAGAAGCGCGTCGATTTCACCTCGGTCTACACCAAGACCCCGATCTGGATCATCGGACCGAAGACCACGACCTCGACCGATGTCTCGCCGGCTGCGCTCAAGGGCAAGGCGATCGGTGTCCAGGGCTCGACCGTCCACGCCAACTTCGTCGAGAAGATCTACAAGGATTCGACCGCGCGCCCCTATCCGACGCAGGAGGAGGCCAACCTCGACCTGCTCAGCGGACGGCTCGACTACATCATCGCCGACTCGCTCTCGCTCGAGGATTTCCTCAACGGCAAGGGCAAGGATTGCTGCAAGCAGATCGGCGTGATCGAGCGTGATCCCGCGATCCATGGCGCCGGCGTCGCCGGGGCCGTGCGCAAGGAGGACATCGCGCTGAAGGAGATGTTCAACAAGGCCATCGCCGAATCGCTCGCCGACGGCTCGCACAAGAAGATCGCCGACAAGTACTTCAAGATCCCGATCATTTGA
- a CDS encoding MFS transporter: MTAATETRHAEIAVAVGQPSTHLALVLFALAMGGFAIGTTEFAAMSLLPFFSKGLGIDEPSAGHVISAYALGVVVGAPIIAVLAARITRRTLLIGLMSVFAVANLLSALAPSYGWMLAFRFLSGLPHGAYFGVASLVAASLSPPNRRAQAVARVMLGLTIATILGVPIANWMGQALGWRWGFGIVALLAVATALLVYAFVPRDRLQPGASPLRELGALKRRQVWLTLGIGAIGFGGMFAVYTYVASTLLEVTQVSPALLPMVLAIFGLGLTAGTLIGGWAADKATMPAAGAMLLWSAASLALFPIAAGNIWAISLVVFLIGCGGGLGIVLQTRLMDVAEDAQTLAAALNHSAFNTANALGPWLGGMAIAAGYGWTSTGWVGVALALGGLAVWLIALLDDRLSAAARRSRAHRIG, encoded by the coding sequence ATGACGGCTGCGACCGAGACGCGCCATGCCGAGATCGCCGTGGCGGTCGGCCAGCCGTCGACGCATCTGGCGCTCGTCCTGTTTGCGCTCGCCATGGGCGGGTTCGCCATCGGCACGACCGAATTCGCCGCGATGAGCCTGCTGCCCTTCTTCTCCAAGGGGCTGGGCATCGACGAGCCCTCGGCCGGGCATGTGATCAGCGCCTATGCGCTGGGCGTCGTCGTCGGCGCGCCGATCATCGCGGTGCTGGCGGCGCGGATCACGCGCCGCACCCTGCTGATCGGCCTGATGAGCGTCTTCGCCGTCGCCAATCTGCTGAGCGCGCTGGCACCGAGCTATGGCTGGATGCTCGCCTTCCGCTTTCTCAGCGGCCTGCCGCATGGCGCCTATTTCGGCGTGGCGTCGCTGGTCGCCGCCTCGCTCTCCCCGCCCAACCGGCGCGCCCAGGCCGTGGCGCGCGTGATGCTGGGCTTAACCATCGCCACCATCCTCGGCGTGCCCATCGCCAACTGGATGGGCCAGGCTCTCGGCTGGCGCTGGGGTTTTGGCATCGTGGCGCTGCTGGCGGTCGCAACCGCGCTCCTGGTCTATGCCTTCGTGCCGCGCGACCGCTTGCAACCGGGCGCCAGCCCCTTGCGCGAGCTCGGCGCGCTGAAGCGCCGGCAGGTCTGGCTGACGCTCGGCATCGGCGCCATCGGTTTCGGCGGCATGTTCGCGGTCTACACCTATGTCGCCTCGACCCTGCTGGAGGTGACGCAGGTTTCGCCGGCGCTGCTGCCGATGGTGCTCGCCATCTTCGGGCTCGGCCTGACGGCAGGCACGCTCATTGGCGGCTGGGCCGCGGACAAGGCGACCATGCCGGCCGCCGGCGCGATGCTGCTGTGGAGCGCCGCCTCGCTCGCGCTCTTTCCGATCGCCGCCGGCAACATCTGGGCGATCTCGCTGGTGGTCTTCCTGATCGGCTGCGGCGGCGGGCTCGGCATCGTGCTGCAGACCCGGTTGATGGACGTGGCCGAGGATGCGCAGACGCTTGCCGCCGCGCTCAACCACAGCGCCTTCAACACCGCCAACGCGCTCGGTCCCTGGCTCGGCGGCATGGCGATCGCGGCCGGCTATGGCTGGACCTCGACGGGCTGGGTCGGCGTCGCGCTGGCGCTGGGCGGGCTCGCCGTCTGGCTGATTGCGCTCCTCGACGACCGTCTCAGTGCGGCCGCGCGTCGCTCGCGCGCCCATCGCATCGGCTGA